The sequence CGGACGAGGGCGCACGGCGCCCGCACCCCGGACGCTGTCGTCGTCGACGAGGTCGAGGCGGCGGTCCGGTGAGCACCGCCGAGCTGCTGCAGACGCTGCGCCGCCAGGTCTCCGACCTGCACCGCGAGCTGGTCCGCTACGACCTCGTCGCCTGGACGGCCGGGAACGTGTCCGGCCGCGTCCCGGGCGAGGACCTCATGGTCATCAAGCCCAGCGGGGTCTCCTACGACGACCTCACGCCGGAGTCGATGATCGTCTGCGACCTCGACGGCACGGTGGTCGAGGGCGACCTCAGCCCGTCCAGCGACACCGCGGCGCACGCCTACGTGTACCGCCACATGCCCGACGTCGGCGGGGTGGTGCACACCCACTCCACGTACGCGGCGGCCTGGGCGGCGCGCGCCGAGCCGGTGCCGTGCGTGCTCACCGCCATGGCCGACGAGTTCGGTGGGCCGATCCCGATCGGGCCGTTCGCCCTCATCGGCGACGACTCCATCGGCCGCGGCATCGTCCAGACCCTCCAGGGGCACCGCTCGCCCGCGGTGATCATGCAGAACCACGGCGTCTTCTCCATCGGCAAGGACGCCCGCGCGGCCGTCAAGGCGGCCGTCATGTGCGAGGACGTGTCGCGCAGCGTCCACCTCGCGCGGGTGCTCGGGCCCGTCGTGCCGATCGCCCAGGCCGACATCGACAGGCTGTACGACCGCTACCAGAACGTCTACGGGCAGCAGCCCACGGACGCCCCCCCGACCGAGGACGAGGCCGTCCCCGCCGCACCGAAGGAGCACGCATGAGCAGCCCGCTGCAGTCCCCCGAGCGGGAGGTCTGGTTCCTCACCGGGAGCCAGGGCCTGTACGGCCCGGAGACCCTCGACCAGGTCGCCGAGCAGTCCCGCGCCATCGCCGAGGAGCTCGGCGCCAGCCCGGAGATCGCCGTGCGCGTGGTGTGGAAGCCGGTGCTCACCGACTCCGACGCCATCGAGCGCGTCGCCATGGAGGCCAACGCCGACCGCGCCTGCGTCGGGGTCATCGCCTGGATGCACACGTTCTCGCCCGCGCGGATGTGGATCGCCGGGCTGGACGCGCTGCGCACCCCGCTGCTGCACCTGCACACGCAGGCCAACGTGTCGCTGCCGTGGCAGACGATCGACATGGACTTCATGAACCTCAACCAGGCCGCCCACGGCGACCGGGAGTTCGGCTACATCCAGACCCGGCTCGGCGTGGTCCGCAAGACCGTCGCCGGCCACGTCAGCGACCCCCGCGTGCAGCAGCGCGTCGGGGTGTGGACCCGGGCCGCCTGCGCCTGGGCCGAGGGCCGCTCGCTGCACCTGGCGCGCTTCGGCGACACCATGCGCGACGTCGCCGTCACCGAGGGGGACCGGACCGAGGCGCAGTGGCGCTGGGGCGTCACGGTCAACGGCTACGCCGTCACCGACCTGGCCGCCGCCGTCCACGACAGCGCGGACGCCGACGTCGACACCCTGGTCGCGGAGTACGAGGACCTCTACGACGTGGCGCCGGAGCTGCGCCGCGGCGGGGAGCGCCACGACGCGCTGCGGTACTCCGCGGCGATCGAGCTGGGCCTGCGCCGGATGCTGGAGGAGTCCGGCAGCCGCGCGTTCACGTCGAACTTCGAGGACCTCGCGTCGCTGCGGCAGCTGCCCGGCATGGCGGTCCAGCGGCTCATGGCCGACGGATACGGCTTCGCGGGCGAGGGCGACTGGAAGACCGCCGCCCTGCTCCGCCTGCTCAAGGTCGCCAGCGAGGGCCGCCCCGGCGGCACCTCGTTCATGGAGGACTACACGTACCACCTGGGCCCGGGCCCGCAGCGGATCCTCGGGGCGCACATGCTCGAGGTGTGCCCGACGATCGCCGCCGGCACCCCCCGCGTGGAGATCCACCCGCTCGGCATCGGCGGCAAGGAGGACCCGGTCCGCATGGTGTTCTCCGCCGTCACCGGCCCCGGCGTGGTCGCCGGCCTGTCCGACATGGGCGACCGGTTCCGCCTGGTCGCCAACGAGGTCACCCTCGTCGAGCCGGACGAGCCGCTGCGCTCGCTGCCCGTCGCGTGCGCGGTGTGGGAGCCGCACCCCGACCTCGGCACCTCCGCCGAGGCCTGGATCATGGCCGGCGCCCCGCACCACACGGTGCTGTCGACCGCGATCACCGTCGAGGAGATCCATGACCTCGCCGAGCTGGCCCGCACCGAGCTCGTCGTCATCGACAAGGACACGACGCCCCGCGGCTTCGCCAAGGAGCTCCGCTGGAACGCCGCGGCCCTGTCGGGCGGGTACCGCTGATGCGCTACCGCACCCTGGGCGGCAGCGGCTGCTCGGTCTCCGTGCTCGCGCTGGGGACCATGACGTTCGGCCGCGAGACGGACGAGGCGGGCTCGGTCGAGCAGCTCGACGCGTTCGTCGCGGCGGGCGGCACGTTCGTCGACACCGCCGACGTGTACTCCGGCACCGAGTCTGAGGCCATCGTCGGGCGCTGGCTCGCCTCGGCCCCCGCCGAGGTCCGTTCCCAGGTCGTGCTCGCGACCAAGGGGCGCTTCCCCACCGGCCCGGGCCCCAACGACCTGGGCCTGTCGCGCCGGCACCTGCAGACCGCGCTCGACGCGTCGCTGCGACGGCTGCAGGTGGAGACCGTGGACCTGTACCAGGTGCACGCCTGGGACGCGCTGACCCCGGTCGAGGAAACCCTCCGCTTCCTCGACGACGCGGTGTCGGCGGGCAAGATCCGCTACGTCGGGCTGTCCAACTACACGGGCTGGCAGCTCACCAAGGCCGTGGAGCGGAGCCGGCAGCACGGCTGGGCGCCGCCGGTCACACTGCAGCCGCAGTACAACCTGCTCGCCCGCGAGATCGAGTGGGAGGTCGTGCCTGCCTGCCTGGACGCCGGTCTCGGCCTGCTGCCGTGGTCGCCGCTGGGCGGCGGGTGGCTGACCGGCAAGTACACCCGCGGCTCGCGCCCGGAGGGGGAGACCCGTCTCGGCGAGAACCCGGAGGCCGGTGTCGAGGGCTGGTCGCGGCGCTCGTCGGTCGAGCGCACCTGGGACGTCGTGGACGCGGTCCGCGAGGTCGCGGCGGCGCACGACGTGCCGATGGGGCAGGTGGCGCTGGCGTGGCTGCTCGGCCGGCCCGCGGTCACCTCGGTCATCCTCGGCGCCCGGACCACGGCGCAGCTGACCGAGAACCTCGGCAGCGTCGACCTGGAGCTCACCGAGGACGAGGTCGCCCGGCTCGACGCCGCCAGCGACCCCGAGGTGGGGGACTACCCCTACGGCGAGCCCGGCGTGCAGCAGCGGCACCGGAAGATCGAGGGCGGGCGCTGACGCGACCGGCCGTCCCGACCAGCTGAGGGCGGGGTCCCTCCCCGGCACGCCGCGCGTGCCGGGGCGCGACCCCGCCCTCGTCCGTGGGTCAGGGGGTCACTCGCCGCCCTCGGCCAGCTCGACCACGCCCTTCTCGAAGTCCTCGCCGCGGACGTCGAGGCCCTCCTCCTCCAGAGCCGCCACGGCCGCCTCGGCGAAGCTGCTGTCGTACACGTCGTCGCCGACCTCGGCGCCCTCGAGCTCCGGGATCTGCGTGGTCGCGACCTCGACGGTCTGCGCCCACGCGGCCGGGTCCATGACGCCGATGCCCTGCGGCGACGGCCAGATGAGCGCGTTGACCTCGTTGAGCTGCCACGCCTGGTGGCTCGCGCCCAGCGTCGGGCCGGCGTCCAGGACGTGGTCCAGGCACGCGTCGCCCTCGTCCCGGCAGAACACCCAGCCCTTGGCGGTCCCGCGCAGGAACGCCTCGATGGTGTCGCCCTCGCTCGCGGCGTAGTCCTCGGTGACCCACAGGGAGTCCTGGAGCATGGCCGTGCCGACCTCGTTGAAGTCGATGACGGTGAAGTCCTCGGGCGTGTACAGCTCGCCGGTCTCGGGGTCGACCGCCTCGAGCAGCTGCGCGTACTCGTTGTAGACCATGGCCTCCGCGGCGTCGAGCTCGCCGGACAGCAGCCCCTCCATGTCGAAGTTCTGGGCGACGAGCTCGACGTCGGACAGCCCGGCCTGCTCGATGGCGGCCGTCAGCTCGTACTCGTTGCCGAAGCCCCAGTTGCCGACCGTCTTCCCGGCCCAGTCCTCGGGCGCCTCGATGCCGTCCTCGGCCCGGCTCACCATGAGGGTGCCGGAGCGCTGGTACACCTGCCCGACGTTGACCAGACCGGCGTCCTCGGTGTTGCTCACCAGCGCCTTGGGCACCCACGCGATGCCGAACTCGGCGCCGCCGGTGGCCACGACCTGCTGCGGGACGATGTCCACCGCGCCCTCGATGATCTCGACGTCGAGGCCCTCCTCCTCGTAGAAGCCCTCGGCGACGGCGGCGTAGTAGCCGGCGAACTGGGCCTGGGCGAACCACTGCAGCTGCAGGCTGACGGGGGTGAGCTCGTCGCCCGCCGCCCCGCTCGCGTCGCTGCCGGCCTCGGCGGGCTCGTCGGTGTCGCCCCCGCCGCAGGCGGCCAGGGCGAGCGAGGCGACGGCGGCCAGGGCGACGACCTGGCCGAGCGTGCGAGAGCGTGCTGTCACGTGGGACCTCCGGGGTGGCGGGGCAGGTAGGGGACCGTGCGGGCCCGGCGGCTCACGCCGCGGACCGGACCGAGACGTGCCAGGGCATCGTGCGGCGCTCCAGGAGGACGACCGCCACGTACAGCGCGATGCCGAAGCACGAGGCGAGGACGATGGCCGCCCAGGCGTCGGGGAACTGGAAGAGGGCC comes from Aquipuribacter hungaricus and encodes:
- a CDS encoding aldo/keto reductase — its product is MRYRTLGGSGCSVSVLALGTMTFGRETDEAGSVEQLDAFVAAGGTFVDTADVYSGTESEAIVGRWLASAPAEVRSQVVLATKGRFPTGPGPNDLGLSRRHLQTALDASLRRLQVETVDLYQVHAWDALTPVEETLRFLDDAVSAGKIRYVGLSNYTGWQLTKAVERSRQHGWAPPVTLQPQYNLLAREIEWEVVPACLDAGLGLLPWSPLGGGWLTGKYTRGSRPEGETRLGENPEAGVEGWSRRSSVERTWDVVDAVREVAAAHDVPMGQVALAWLLGRPAVTSVILGARTTAQLTENLGSVDLELTEDEVARLDAASDPEVGDYPYGEPGVQQRHRKIEGGR
- the araA gene encoding L-arabinose isomerase; this translates as MSSPLQSPEREVWFLTGSQGLYGPETLDQVAEQSRAIAEELGASPEIAVRVVWKPVLTDSDAIERVAMEANADRACVGVIAWMHTFSPARMWIAGLDALRTPLLHLHTQANVSLPWQTIDMDFMNLNQAAHGDREFGYIQTRLGVVRKTVAGHVSDPRVQQRVGVWTRAACAWAEGRSLHLARFGDTMRDVAVTEGDRTEAQWRWGVTVNGYAVTDLAAAVHDSADADVDTLVAEYEDLYDVAPELRRGGERHDALRYSAAIELGLRRMLEESGSRAFTSNFEDLASLRQLPGMAVQRLMADGYGFAGEGDWKTAALLRLLKVASEGRPGGTSFMEDYTYHLGPGPQRILGAHMLEVCPTIAAGTPRVEIHPLGIGGKEDPVRMVFSAVTGPGVVAGLSDMGDRFRLVANEVTLVEPDEPLRSLPVACAVWEPHPDLGTSAEAWIMAGAPHHTVLSTAITVEEIHDLAELARTELVVIDKDTTPRGFAKELRWNAAALSGGYR
- a CDS encoding ABC transporter substrate-binding protein, whose amino-acid sequence is MTARSRTLGQVVALAAVASLALAACGGGDTDEPAEAGSDASGAAGDELTPVSLQLQWFAQAQFAGYYAAVAEGFYEEEGLDVEIIEGAVDIVPQQVVATGGAEFGIAWVPKALVSNTEDAGLVNVGQVYQRSGTLMVSRAEDGIEAPEDWAGKTVGNWGFGNEYELTAAIEQAGLSDVELVAQNFDMEGLLSGELDAAEAMVYNEYAQLLEAVDPETGELYTPEDFTVIDFNEVGTAMLQDSLWVTEDYAASEGDTIEAFLRGTAKGWVFCRDEGDACLDHVLDAGPTLGASHQAWQLNEVNALIWPSPQGIGVMDPAAWAQTVEVATTQIPELEGAEVGDDVYDSSFAEAAVAALEEEGLDVRGEDFEKGVVELAEGGE
- a CDS encoding L-ribulose-5-phosphate 4-epimerase; its protein translation is MSTAELLQTLRRQVSDLHRELVRYDLVAWTAGNVSGRVPGEDLMVIKPSGVSYDDLTPESMIVCDLDGTVVEGDLSPSSDTAAHAYVYRHMPDVGGVVHTHSTYAAAWAARAEPVPCVLTAMADEFGGPIPIGPFALIGDDSIGRGIVQTLQGHRSPAVIMQNHGVFSIGKDARAAVKAAVMCEDVSRSVHLARVLGPVVPIAQADIDRLYDRYQNVYGQQPTDAPPTEDEAVPAAPKEHA